A genome region from Micromonospora inyonensis includes the following:
- a CDS encoding potassium channel protein: protein MPHMAEPLLDRAWRASRRLRANAGSRPHYVVCGHDPLAYWVVRALLAGEVSTGRIRVTLIVPERRRSDGPDGRDLHGIDVVLADRLDEATFRRAGLAGADGLALLHQDDVGNMHAALCAQEVEPRLRLVVRMFNTGLANGVRQIFPDSAVLSDATMAAPAFVAAALGEVAPTHFRHAGRTLYVARRDDVRPEDVVCAVADTRDPREVRVLPADEAGADVVLAEATGRLPGTELAARRLARARRDRRRRRPVTVLLRAVRSFASRKIGIAVLAVLALIGVLGWLNGRAAHLDGIDALYLTLVTTLSGQDPDVNKPFAEQVMQVVLSVAGLALIPLITAVVVDGVVRARLALHSGRIQPDRSGHVVVVGLGNVGTRVMAQLHDFGVEVVVIDKHPEPRGASLARRLGVSLIVGDAALEETLRAASVGTCQALVVVSTDDGTNLQAALNARALNDDLRVVLRLFDGDFAERVQRAFGIGISRSVSYLAAPAFTAALLERAMIATIPVGRHALLVTEVSVAAGSPLDGRALEAVGRPGGVRLLAHARAGQPRFEWNPDSRMVITAGDRMTVLARRAGLNALLREVAAPGGPTPARGAVPSARGSVPPAVRGAPAPGDTSTPAGGPPPSDRPSRPSGTAPEPAAHAGPPAPVASPSTGPDESVVS from the coding sequence ATGCCGCACATGGCGGAGCCCCTGCTCGACCGTGCGTGGCGGGCCAGCCGGCGGTTACGGGCCAACGCGGGCTCCCGCCCCCACTACGTGGTCTGCGGGCACGACCCGCTCGCCTACTGGGTGGTGCGGGCGCTGCTCGCCGGCGAGGTGTCCACCGGCCGGATCCGGGTCACCCTGATCGTGCCCGAGCGGCGCCGCTCCGACGGGCCCGACGGCCGGGACCTCCACGGCATCGACGTGGTGCTGGCCGACCGGCTCGACGAGGCGACGTTCCGCCGAGCCGGGCTGGCCGGCGCGGACGGGCTGGCCCTGCTGCACCAGGACGACGTGGGCAACATGCATGCCGCGCTCTGTGCCCAGGAGGTCGAGCCGAGGCTGCGCCTGGTGGTCCGGATGTTCAACACCGGCCTGGCCAACGGCGTACGGCAGATCTTCCCCGACTCGGCGGTCCTCTCCGACGCCACCATGGCCGCCCCGGCGTTCGTGGCCGCCGCGCTGGGCGAGGTCGCCCCCACCCACTTCCGGCATGCCGGCCGCACCCTCTACGTCGCCCGCCGTGACGACGTCCGCCCGGAGGACGTCGTCTGCGCGGTGGCCGACACCCGCGATCCACGCGAGGTGCGGGTGCTCCCCGCCGACGAGGCCGGCGCGGACGTGGTGCTCGCCGAGGCGACCGGCCGGTTGCCGGGCACCGAACTGGCCGCGCGGCGACTGGCGCGGGCCCGACGCGACCGGCGTCGCCGTCGGCCGGTGACGGTGCTGCTCCGCGCGGTGCGCAGCTTCGCCAGCCGGAAGATCGGCATCGCCGTGTTGGCGGTGCTCGCGCTGATCGGGGTGCTCGGCTGGCTCAACGGCCGGGCCGCCCACCTCGACGGGATCGACGCGCTCTACCTCACCCTGGTCACCACGCTCAGCGGGCAGGATCCGGACGTCAACAAGCCCTTCGCCGAGCAGGTCATGCAGGTGGTGCTCAGCGTCGCCGGGCTGGCGCTGATCCCGCTGATCACCGCCGTGGTGGTCGACGGCGTCGTCCGGGCCCGGCTGGCCCTGCACTCCGGGCGGATCCAGCCGGACCGCTCCGGGCACGTGGTCGTCGTCGGCCTCGGCAACGTCGGGACGAGGGTGATGGCCCAGTTGCACGACTTCGGCGTCGAGGTCGTGGTGATCGACAAGCACCCCGAGCCGCGCGGCGCGTCCCTGGCCCGCCGGCTCGGGGTCTCGCTGATCGTCGGCGACGCGGCCCTGGAGGAAACCCTCCGCGCGGCGTCGGTGGGCACCTGCCAGGCGCTGGTGGTGGTCTCCACCGACGACGGCACCAACCTCCAGGCCGCGCTGAACGCGCGCGCGCTCAACGACGACCTGCGCGTGGTGCTGCGCCTCTTCGACGGGGACTTCGCCGAACGCGTCCAACGGGCCTTCGGCATCGGTATCTCGCGCAGCGTGTCGTACCTGGCCGCGCCGGCCTTCACCGCCGCGTTGCTGGAGCGCGCGATGATCGCCACCATCCCGGTCGGCCGGCACGCGTTGCTGGTCACCGAGGTGTCCGTGGCCGCCGGATCGCCGCTGGACGGTCGCGCTCTCGAGGCGGTCGGCCGCCCCGGCGGCGTACGGCTGCTCGCGCACGCCCGCGCCGGCCAGCCGCGCTTCGAGTGGAACCCGGACTCCCGCATGGTGATCACGGCCGGGGACCGGATGACCGTGCTGGCCCGGCGCGCCGGACTGAACGCCCTGCTCCGCGAGGTCGCCGCCCCCGGTGGTCCAACCCCGGCTCGCGGTGCCGTCCCGTCCGCCCGGGGCTCCGTTCCGCCCGCTGTCCGTGGCGCTCCGGCCCCCGGCGACACCTCGACCCCAGCCGGCGGACCGCCCCCGTCCGACCGTCCGTCGAGGCCGTCGGGCACGGCACCGGAACCAGCCGCCCACGCCGGGCCGCCGGCCCCGGTGGCGTCGCCGTCCACCGGGCCGGACGAGTCTGTCGTGTCCTGA
- a CDS encoding MSMEG_6728 family protein, with product MQTFLPYPDFAASARALDQRRLGKQRVEAIQVLRGLTWPGYGWRNHPAVRMWAGYEEALVRYGLDVCAVWCAPGRADTCATTLTADLAAACGITGVRGQAELAAAGELPPWLGRPDLHRSHQSSLLRKDPDHYRPVFGDVPPDLEYVWPDSDRPRRCLPTV from the coding sequence GTGCAGACCTTCCTGCCGTACCCGGACTTCGCGGCCAGCGCACGGGCGCTGGACCAGCGGCGGCTGGGCAAGCAGCGGGTGGAGGCGATCCAGGTGCTGCGCGGGCTGACCTGGCCCGGTTACGGCTGGCGTAACCACCCGGCGGTGAGGATGTGGGCCGGCTACGAGGAGGCGCTGGTCCGGTACGGGCTGGACGTCTGCGCGGTGTGGTGCGCGCCGGGGCGGGCGGACACCTGCGCGACCACGCTCACCGCCGATCTCGCCGCCGCCTGCGGCATCACCGGAGTACGCGGTCAGGCCGAACTGGCCGCAGCCGGTGAACTGCCACCCTGGCTGGGCCGGCCGGACCTGCACCGGAGCCACCAGTCGTCCCTGCTGCGCAAGGATCCCGACCACTACCGCCCGGTCTTCGGGGACGTCCCGCCCGACCTGGAGTACGTCTGGCCCGACTCGGATCGGCCGCGCCGGTGCCTGCCCACCGTGTGA
- a CDS encoding FAD-dependent oxidoreductase: protein MMLSQRVGRLIGVREHLVDPGGGGAARVPHPVDVVVVGGGIAGMSAAVVLAERGVRVTVLEAASTLGGRLGAWPETLADGSRQVVEHGFHAFFRQYYNWRSILRRVDPALGFLKAVPGYPILSARWPTEEFGRLPPAPPANLLALLLRSPSLRLRDLRGMDREAALPLLTYDPERTYAELDGRSAEELLDSLRLPDRARAMLFEVFSHSFFNHEAEMSAAEMVAQFHFYLLGNGEGLAFDAPDEDYATAVWAPLADHVRRHGGRVLTGVPATALGRDANGWWVETGGGTAYRGGHVVLAVDPPALAVLVGNSPGLAAVAPGLVARVPAFGRPGPPYAVARYWLDGDVAAGRAVFSGVSRQPTLDSVTLYHRLEHGSRRWAEHTGGSVVELHAYACEPGVAAGVLAERMRAELATLWPEVAGLRVRELRARVEARAPVFAPGGHATRPGVRTDAAGLHLAGDGIRTDFPSALMERAAATGIIAANHVLRAEGGAAEPVRSVRLRGLLARGARPGMAEPPRRE from the coding sequence ATGATGCTGTCACAGCGGGTCGGCCGGTTGATCGGCGTACGCGAACACCTGGTCGACCCGGGCGGGGGCGGCGCGGCCCGCGTGCCGCACCCGGTCGACGTGGTGGTCGTCGGCGGTGGCATCGCCGGCATGTCGGCGGCGGTGGTGCTCGCCGAGCGGGGCGTACGGGTGACCGTGCTGGAGGCCGCATCCACCCTGGGCGGACGGCTGGGCGCGTGGCCGGAGACCCTCGCCGACGGCAGCCGGCAGGTCGTCGAGCACGGCTTCCACGCGTTCTTCCGGCAGTACTACAACTGGCGGTCGATCCTGCGTCGGGTCGACCCGGCACTCGGCTTCCTCAAAGCGGTCCCGGGTTATCCGATCCTCAGTGCCCGGTGGCCGACCGAGGAATTCGGCCGGCTCCCGCCCGCCCCGCCGGCGAACCTGCTCGCGCTGCTGCTGCGCAGCCCGAGCCTGCGCCTGCGCGACCTGCGCGGAATGGACCGGGAGGCGGCCCTCCCGCTGCTGACGTACGACCCGGAGCGCACCTACGCCGAACTGGACGGCCGGAGCGCCGAGGAGCTGCTCGACTCGCTGCGGCTGCCGGACCGGGCACGGGCGATGCTCTTCGAGGTCTTCTCGCACTCGTTCTTCAACCACGAGGCGGAGATGTCCGCCGCCGAGATGGTCGCGCAGTTCCACTTCTATCTGCTCGGCAACGGCGAGGGGTTGGCGTTCGACGCCCCGGACGAGGACTACGCGACAGCGGTGTGGGCGCCGCTGGCCGACCACGTCCGGCGGCACGGCGGCCGGGTGCTGACCGGAGTGCCGGCCACCGCGTTGGGTCGGGACGCAAACGGCTGGTGGGTGGAGACCGGCGGCGGGACGGCGTACCGGGGTGGACACGTGGTGCTGGCCGTCGACCCGCCGGCACTCGCCGTGCTGGTCGGGAACTCACCCGGGCTCGCGGCGGTCGCCCCGGGCCTGGTGGCGCGGGTGCCCGCGTTCGGTCGGCCCGGTCCGCCGTACGCGGTCGCGCGGTACTGGCTGGACGGGGACGTGGCCGCCGGACGGGCGGTGTTCAGCGGGGTCTCCCGGCAACCCACCCTGGACTCGGTGACCCTCTACCACCGACTGGAGCACGGTTCCCGCCGCTGGGCGGAGCACACCGGGGGCTCGGTGGTGGAGCTGCACGCGTACGCCTGCGAGCCCGGGGTGGCCGCCGGGGTGCTGGCCGAGCGGATGCGCGCCGAGCTGGCCACGCTCTGGCCGGAGGTCGCCGGGCTGCGCGTGCGCGAGCTGCGGGCCCGGGTGGAGGCGCGGGCCCCGGTGTTCGCGCCGGGCGGCCACGCGACCCGGCCCGGGGTACGCACCGACGCGGCCGGGCTCCACCTGGCCGGCGACGGGATCCGTACGGACTTCCCGAGCGCGTTGATGGAGCGGGCGGCGGCGACCGGGATCATCGCCGCGAACCACGTCCTGCGCGCCGAGGGCGGGGCCGCCGAACCGGTCCGGTCGGTCCGCCTCCGGGGCCTGCTGGCGCGGGGAGCGAGGCCGGGCATGGCGGAGCCACCCCGGCGGGAATGA